The nucleotide sequence GACTCTGCGCTAGCGCGTAAACAAATGAATCGCAGCCTACCCGAAGATTGGGATGTAGAAGTTCTTTTTGCCAAAGATGGACAAGAAGGCTTCACCCTATGCCAAACCGAACAAGTGGATCTGATGTTTCTGGATCTCACCATGCCCGTAATGGACGGCTATCAAGTACTTGAGAAACTTCAACATCAAAGCAAACGGCCAGATGTTGTAGTGGTCTCGGGCGATATTCAAACTAAAGCACTTGAACGCGTCACCGCAATGGGAGCCGCTGAGTTTTTGCGTAAACCAGCTTCTCGTCAAGAGATTCGACACATTCTCGAGCGCCATGGCTGGTATGTGCCAAAACCTGAACGGACTACGCCCAATGAATTAGACGCGGTTGAAGTGTCTGAAATGGACGCTTATCGGGAGCTAGCAAACGTTGCAATGGGTCGCGCTGGCAGTTTGTTAGCAGAAGTACTTGATGTATTCGTCAAGCTTCCAATTCCCAACGTGAACGTATTGGAAAGTTCAGAGCTACACATGGCACTTCAAGCGGTGGATGAGTACAGCGACTTATCTGCGGTGTGTCAGGGCTTTATTGGCGACGGAGTCTCAGGCGAAGCATTCTTGTTGTTTGATGATACTAAATTTGATGACATGGCTAAGTTGCTTGGCCACGAAGCCAACTTAGATAATCAAGCCGAAATTGAAGTCCTGATGGATTTATCCAATATCCTGATTGGCGCTTGCCTTAAAGGCATTGCTGAAATGCTACATATCCATTTCAGTCAAGGACACCCTGTCGTGTTGGGGCAACACTGCCGAGTCATCGACTTGATCGCTGCAAACCAAAACCGGTGGCAGAAAAACCTCGCCATCGAAATCAACTATTGCGTAGAAGAGCACGATATCAACTGTGATCTACTCCTTGTATTCACCGAAGAGTCGCTTCATGTACTCAGCGAAAATATTAAATACCTAGTCGAGGGATAGTTACATGGCTGCAATGAGTAATGATTTCCTTGAAATGCACTGGATGGTCACGATGATCCACCACATCGATGTGGGTTTAGTCGTGCTCGACAAGGACTATCGAGTTCAGGTATGGAATGGCTTCATGAAAAACCACAGCGGACTGACGCCCGATCAGGTTCGTAACCGAGAAATTTTTCGCTTGTTCCCAGATATTCCCGAACGCTGGTTTCGGCAGAAACTCGATAGTGCTCGGCTATTAAAAAATCGTTCGTTCACCACTTGGGAACAACGTCCTTACGTATTTCGTTTTCAAAACTACCGCCCAATTACCGGCTCATCGGCCTTTATGTATCAAAACATGACCGTCTGCCCACTTGAGTCGATCAAGGGAGAAATTGACCATATTGCGCTCATTATTTACGACGTCACCGACGAGGCTGTGAATAAAATTGAGCAAAAACTTGCGAATGCCCGCTTAGAAGAAATCAGTCGAACCGATTCCATCACTCAACTATTTAACCGTGGGCATTGGGAAGAACGCCTGCGTCATGAGTTCGCTCGTATGCAGCGAAGCAAACAGCCGAGCACGCTGGTAATGATCGACATTGATCATTTTAAAGCAGTCAACGACCAATACGGCCATGTTGCAGGCGATGAAGTGATTCGAGAAGTCGCTCGTCGCTTGAAGCGCACCAAACGCAATGTAGATATCGCAGGCCGGTTCGGCGGCGAAGAGTTCTCTATTTTATTACTCGATACTCAGCCTGACCAAGCACTTTACTTTGCCGAGCGTTTGCGCAAAGCGGTGGCCAAAACGCCCATCGAATTTGAAGATCATGCTATTAGCGTCACCGTCAGTATTGGGATCTCGCAAAACCATCCTGAAATCAATAGTCCATTGGCTTGGGTAGAACGAGCTGATGCCGCTTTGTATGAATCAAAGAAAAATGGCAGAAATCAGGTCACGTTTAGCCCAGACGGAATGCATATGGACGGCTAGCCCGTTCACATTCAGGCACAAAAAAGGCGACTATTGAGTCGCCTTTTTATCAAATAGGTGTCGCTGAATCCAAGCTTTACTTAGTCACTCAGAGCAGGCGGCTGCCATTGCTGCAACGGTCCAGACAGCCCCTCTAATAACAGTCGAAACTTTTGGTTCATTTCAGGCCCAACTCGCAACATCAGCTTATTCACCGGTGTTGATTCTTGCATTTCCAAATCTGCGTACTCAAACATCACATTCGGCTGCGTCAATGCAATAGACGACGATGGCTTTTGTGATGACTTGATCACTTCAAGTGCCTGCAACAAGGTATCGTGGAATTGTTGGTCGGGATACCCCAAGTTCTCGTAGGCATTCTGCAATAATGGATACACGTGGGTATACAAGTCAATCCAATGTTCCCGAGACATTGAGGTAGCTAAATCCAGATAAGGCTGATACCGAGCAATATTTGCGGTAGACCCGTAAATGTTCCCCTTCGCTTCAATCACTTTGTATTGCCCAACAGGTCGCTCAACCGGCAGTTGGTTAAACGTCAAATTGTCTCTCGAAATCGAATCTATGGTCGCAACAAAGCGCTCAATAATGCCTTCATCGGCCAAAAGTTCGATACTTTTACTGGCGATTTTAGCGCGCAATTGTTGCATCAAAGTGGCATCACTAGACTCTAAAGTCGGCAAGACAAAGTCAAATAGCTTAGGTTCTGGTTGGACGGGCTCCGGCAGCTGAACAGGCTCTAATTGCGTCACTGACGTTTCACGTTCAGGCTCAGGGGCTGGCATAATGACTTCGACTTCTTCAATGTCAGGCAGCGGCACGGGTTCCGGTGGTAAAGCAGGTTCTTCAATGGTTGGAAGTTCAGGCTGAACTGGAGCCGTT is from Echinimonas agarilytica and encodes:
- a CDS encoding response regulator codes for the protein MVKTVLICDDSALARKQMNRSLPEDWDVEVLFAKDGQEGFTLCQTEQVDLMFLDLTMPVMDGYQVLEKLQHQSKRPDVVVVSGDIQTKALERVTAMGAAEFLRKPASRQEIRHILERHGWYVPKPERTTPNELDAVEVSEMDAYRELANVAMGRAGSLLAEVLDVFVKLPIPNVNVLESSELHMALQAVDEYSDLSAVCQGFIGDGVSGEAFLLFDDTKFDDMAKLLGHEANLDNQAEIEVLMDLSNILIGACLKGIAEMLHIHFSQGHPVVLGQHCRVIDLIAANQNRWQKNLAIEINYCVEEHDINCDLLLVFTEESLHVLSENIKYLVEG
- a CDS encoding sensor domain-containing diguanylate cyclase, with amino-acid sequence MAAMSNDFLEMHWMVTMIHHIDVGLVVLDKDYRVQVWNGFMKNHSGLTPDQVRNREIFRLFPDIPERWFRQKLDSARLLKNRSFTTWEQRPYVFRFQNYRPITGSSAFMYQNMTVCPLESIKGEIDHIALIIYDVTDEAVNKIEQKLANARLEEISRTDSITQLFNRGHWEERLRHEFARMQRSKQPSTLVMIDIDHFKAVNDQYGHVAGDEVIREVARRLKRTKRNVDIAGRFGGEEFSILLLDTQPDQALYFAERLRKAVAKTPIEFEDHAISVTVSIGISQNHPEINSPLAWVERADAALYESKKNGRNQVTFSPDGMHMDG
- a CDS encoding DUF3014 domain-containing protein, producing MNPNLVRLAIGTTAIVVVGVSVWWFADQQIETAPVQPELPTIEEPALPPEPVPLPDIEEVEVIMPAPEPERETSVTQLEPVQLPEPVQPEPKLFDFVLPTLESSDATLMQQLRAKIASKSIELLADEGIIERFVATIDSISRDNLTFNQLPVERPVGQYKVIEAKGNIYGSTANIARYQPYLDLATSMSREHWIDLYTHVYPLLQNAYENLGYPDQQFHDTLLQALEVIKSSQKPSSSIALTQPNVMFEYADLEMQESTPVNKLMLRVGPEMNQKFRLLLEGLSGPLQQWQPPALSD